One Algihabitans albus genomic region harbors:
- a CDS encoding DJ-1/PfpI family protein yields the protein MKPFGFLAYPGVEELDLVGPWEMATMWRDYADGPDCVVVAAQPGAVPCAKGLSLVAQHGFDDAPALSALLIPGGFAAFDVMKDAATLDYVRRVSEQADHMLSVCSGAFILAAAGLLEGKRATTHWKAIVPLREAGIDVVEERFVRDGSVWTSAGVSAGIDLILHFIAETQGAEAADIVQHNAEYYPVTPPYGDLHKGEGKPAYMQRL from the coding sequence ATGAAACCCTTTGGATTTCTCGCTTATCCCGGCGTCGAAGAGCTGGACCTGGTCGGTCCCTGGGAAATGGCCACGATGTGGCGCGATTACGCGGACGGCCCCGATTGCGTCGTCGTGGCCGCCCAGCCGGGCGCGGTGCCCTGTGCCAAGGGGCTCAGCCTGGTCGCCCAGCATGGCTTCGACGATGCGCCCGCGCTCTCGGCGCTGTTGATCCCCGGTGGCTTTGCCGCCTTCGACGTAATGAAAGACGCCGCCACGCTCGACTATGTGCGACGGGTATCGGAACAGGCCGACCACATGCTCTCGGTCTGTTCGGGAGCCTTCATCCTGGCGGCGGCAGGTCTGCTGGAGGGCAAACGCGCCACCACCCATTGGAAAGCGATCGTCCCGCTGCGCGAGGCCGGCATCGATGTGGTCGAAGAGCGCTTCGTGCGGGACGGCTCGGTCTGGACCTCGGCCGGCGTCAGCGCCGGGATCGACCTGATTCTGCATTTCATCGCCGAAACCCAAGGGGCCGAAGCGGCCGATATCGTACAGCACAACGCCGAGTATTATCCCGTTACACCGCCCTACGGCGATCTGCACAAGGGCGAGGGGAAACCGGCCTATATGCAACGCTTGTGA
- a CDS encoding cobalamin biosynthesis protein, with the protein MIVAGFGFRGSATPESLRDALDQAAGELAVAALCAPDDKVESECLLTLAQALSLPVRPVAAAAVTETATATQSPEVLKRRGTGSVAEATALAGAGHGSRLLSKRCISADRQATCAIAEGTAK; encoded by the coding sequence ATGATCGTGGCGGGATTCGGCTTTCGCGGTTCGGCCACGCCGGAAAGTCTGCGCGATGCCTTGGACCAAGCCGCCGGCGAACTTGCCGTAGCGGCCCTCTGCGCGCCGGACGACAAGGTTGAGTCAGAATGTCTGCTGACCTTGGCCCAGGCGCTGAGCCTTCCCGTCCGGCCGGTCGCCGCAGCTGCCGTGACGGAAACGGCGACCGCGACCCAAAGCCCTGAAGTCCTGAAGAGGCGCGGGACGGGCAGCGTTGCGGAGGCGACCGCTCTCGCCGGCGCGGGTCACGGTTCACGCTTGCTGTCGAAACGCTGCATCTCGGCGGATCGCCAGGCGACCTGCGCGATCGCCGAAGGGACCGCGAAATGA
- a CDS encoding class I adenylate-forming enzyme family protein, protein MAERVRAEADRFQAAGSAFPQISVADFAAAQCARFSERTAIEVIETGEMLSYAALWQLVSAAAGALAAHGVAPGDRVAIQMPNGWEYPVLWLALAQIGAVHVPINTRYTAEETAYVLTDSGARLMIAAASFVATAREAVRAAPQAPTLQEAEAFFAGLRDAPPPPNHRAAPDDLLNIQYTSGTTGMPKGCMLSHDYWLVLARSAALWDAVPARRLLSAQPYFYMDPQWITLKTLLNGATLVIGPGLSASRFLGWLLDHRIDWCMFPILMARQPRSGRERDTQLKQVATFGWDAETCARFHADYGALAREGFGMTEIGLGTAMPASLEDMRESASTASTGIAGPCRETSVRGPDGEILAPGREGELWVRGRSIFKGYWNRPEATAEACPGDGWFRTGDIFVKNAQGFHWITGRIKDMIRRSSENIAAREVEAALCTLPGLVEAAALAEPDDLRGEEVLAVLQHSDGVPSQDTAEGLIATLRSGLEPHLAVFKRPRYWAFVADYPRTPSNKVKKAELRAQIAGRPAYDSASESWTTLP, encoded by the coding sequence TTGGCGGAGAGAGTCCGGGCCGAGGCCGATCGGTTTCAAGCCGCCGGCTCCGCCTTTCCTCAGATCTCGGTCGCCGACTTCGCGGCCGCCCAATGTGCCCGCTTTTCCGAGCGCACCGCGATCGAGGTGATCGAAACAGGCGAGATGCTCAGCTATGCCGCGCTGTGGCAGCTGGTATCGGCAGCGGCGGGTGCGCTGGCGGCGCACGGTGTCGCGCCGGGCGACCGCGTGGCGATCCAGATGCCGAATGGCTGGGAGTACCCCGTCCTGTGGCTGGCGCTGGCGCAGATCGGCGCGGTGCATGTGCCAATCAACACCCGCTATACGGCCGAAGAGACGGCCTACGTACTGACCGACAGCGGCGCGCGCCTGATGATCGCCGCCGCATCTTTTGTCGCAACCGCGCGGGAAGCCGTACGGGCAGCACCCCAGGCGCCGACACTGCAGGAAGCCGAAGCCTTCTTCGCCGGGCTGCGGGATGCGCCGCCGCCGCCGAACCATCGCGCTGCGCCCGACGACTTGCTGAACATCCAATATACCTCGGGCACCACCGGGATGCCCAAGGGCTGCATGCTCAGTCACGACTACTGGCTGGTGTTGGCCCGCAGTGCCGCGCTTTGGGACGCGGTTCCGGCGCGGCGCCTTCTCAGCGCGCAGCCGTACTTTTATATGGATCCTCAATGGATCACGCTGAAGACTCTGCTCAATGGAGCAACCTTGGTGATCGGGCCGGGCCTTTCGGCGAGCCGCTTTCTGGGCTGGCTGCTGGATCACCGCATCGACTGGTGCATGTTCCCGATCCTGATGGCCCGCCAGCCCCGCAGCGGACGTGAAAGAGACACGCAGCTCAAGCAGGTGGCGACCTTCGGATGGGATGCCGAAACCTGCGCCCGCTTTCATGCCGATTACGGCGCGCTCGCCCGCGAAGGCTTTGGCATGACCGAGATCGGGCTTGGCACCGCCATGCCCGCCAGCCTCGAGGACATGCGCGAAAGCGCGAGCACCGCGAGCACCGGGATCGCCGGGCCATGCCGGGAAACCTCCGTCCGGGGGCCGGACGGCGAGATTCTGGCACCGGGACGCGAAGGCGAACTCTGGGTGCGCGGCCGCTCGATCTTCAAGGGGTACTGGAACCGCCCCGAAGCCACGGCCGAAGCCTGTCCGGGTGATGGCTGGTTTCGCACCGGAGACATCTTCGTCAAGAATGCGCAGGGCTTTCATTGGATCACCGGCCGGATCAAGGACATGATCCGCCGCTCCTCCGAAAACATCGCCGCCCGCGAAGTGGAGGCGGCTCTCTGTACCCTGCCCGGTTTGGTCGAGGCTGCGGCCCTCGCCGAACCGGACGATCTGCGCGGCGAGGAAGTTCTCGCGGTGCTACAACACAGCGACGGAGTGCCATCGCAAGATACGGCCGAAGGCTTGATCGCGACTCTGCGCTCCGGTCTCGAGCCTCACCTCGCGGTCTTCAAGCGTCCGCGCTACTGGGCCTTCGTCGCCGACTACCCCCGCACGCCCTCCAACAAGGTCAAGAAGGCCGAGTTGCGTGCGCAGATCGCCGGCCGGCCGGCTTACGACTCGGCCAGCGAAAGCTGGACTACGCTGCCCTGA
- a CDS encoding cobalt-precorrin-6A reductase, with amino-acid sequence MTPNLLVLGGTSEASELARELAARGLTATLSYAGRVARPRRQPLPCRVGGFGGADGLAAYLRDRRVTHVIDATHPFAAQISRNAVIASAEAGVPLLGLTRPPWRPQEGDDWLEVPDIPAAVAALAGPARRVMLAVGRQPLAAFAEQPQHHYLLRLVDEPERPPPLPDHSLVISRGPFSVPEDTDLLRRHRISLLVAKNAGGSGAVAKLTAARALALRVILVARPPLPARREVESVAAVCAWLDHEASAGTAAERGV; translated from the coding sequence ATGACACCCAACCTGCTCGTTCTCGGCGGAACCAGCGAAGCAAGCGAACTGGCGCGGGAGCTGGCGGCGCGCGGTCTGACGGCCACGCTGTCCTACGCCGGCCGCGTGGCCCGGCCGCGCCGTCAGCCCCTGCCCTGCCGCGTCGGCGGCTTTGGCGGCGCCGACGGCTTGGCGGCCTACCTGCGCGACAGGCGCGTGACTCATGTGATCGACGCCACCCACCCCTTCGCGGCCCAGATCAGCCGTAATGCGGTGATCGCAAGCGCGGAGGCCGGAGTCCCGCTGCTCGGGCTCACCCGGCCGCCCTGGAGGCCGCAGGAGGGCGACGACTGGCTGGAGGTGCCGGATATCCCGGCCGCCGTGGCGGCTCTGGCAGGACCGGCGCGACGCGTCATGCTGGCGGTCGGCCGTCAACCGCTGGCCGCCTTCGCGGAACAGCCCCAGCACCACTATCTCCTGCGTCTCGTGGATGAACCGGAGCGCCCCCCGCCCCTGCCGGACCACAGCCTCGTCATCTCCCGCGGCCCCTTCTCCGTGCCGGAAGACACGGACCTGCTGCGGCGGCATCGCATTTCCCTGCTGGTGGCGAAAAACGCCGGCGGCAGTGGCGCCGTGGCCAAGCTGACGGCGGCACGGGCGCTGGCTCTGCGCGTGATCCTGGTGGCGCGGCCGCCGCTGCCGGCGCGTCGGGAGGTCGAGAGCGTCGCGGCGGTCTGCGCGTGGCTGGATCATGAAGCCTCCGCCGGGACCGCAGCCGAACGCGGTGTATAG
- the cobF gene encoding precorrin-6A synthase (deacetylating), which translates to MRELALIGIGTGNPDHLTYQGAAAINAADLILIPRKGGDKADLADLRKLICARVLTNRAARVFEFDLPRRDRDNPDYGAGVRDWHEAIAMAWTEAIAAQTAAPERVALLVWGDPALYDSSLRIARRFDPPPRLRVVPGITAIQALTAAHAIPLNEIGAPVLVTTGRRLRDGGWPEGSDTLVVMLDGDCAFQTLPSDGATIWWGAYLGMAEELLFSGSLADAGPKIVAARAAARARHGWIMDIYLLRRRQASAT; encoded by the coding sequence TTGCGTGAGCTCGCGCTGATTGGGATCGGAACCGGCAACCCCGATCACCTGACGTATCAGGGCGCCGCGGCCATCAACGCGGCCGACCTGATCCTGATTCCGCGCAAGGGCGGAGACAAGGCGGATCTCGCCGATCTGCGCAAGCTCATTTGCGCGCGGGTGCTCACCAACCGCGCGGCCCGGGTTTTCGAGTTCGACCTGCCCCGGCGGGATCGAGACAACCCCGACTACGGCGCGGGCGTTCGCGACTGGCACGAGGCCATCGCCATGGCCTGGACCGAGGCCATCGCCGCCCAAACAGCGGCGCCGGAGCGGGTGGCGCTCCTGGTCTGGGGCGACCCCGCGCTTTACGACAGCTCCCTTCGCATCGCGCGGCGGTTCGACCCTCCGCCGCGCCTGCGCGTCGTGCCCGGCATCACCGCGATCCAGGCGCTGACCGCCGCCCATGCGATCCCGCTCAACGAGATCGGCGCGCCGGTCCTGGTGACAACTGGGCGCCGGCTGCGCGACGGCGGCTGGCCGGAGGGGAGCGACACTCTGGTCGTGATGCTGGACGGCGACTGCGCTTTCCAAACTCTGCCGAGCGACGGTGCGACGATCTGGTGGGGTGCCTACCTGGGCATGGCCGAGGAACTGCTGTTCAGCGGGTCCTTGGCCGACGCCGGCCCGAAAATCGTGGCCGCCCGGGCGGCGGCGCGCGCGCGGCATGGCTGGATCATGGATATCTATCTGCTGCGCCGCAGACAAGCCTCGGCAACTTGA
- a CDS encoding cobyrinate a,c-diamide synthase, with product MIDPPGLMISAPSSGSGKTTVMLGLLRAFTEDGLSVQPFKSGPDYIDPAFHRAAAGRRSFNLDSWAMDADLLAAIAAKAEGADLVVAEGSMGLYDGVATRGATGWGSSAETADRMGWPVLLVLDAGGQAQSAAATALGFARYREDLPFAGVIVNRVASPRHERLIRLGMEGVGLPVLGVLPRRGDLTLPERHLGLVQAVEHPDLDEAIAAYAAFLRAHADLPAIRAAAGRRAVADGKSGRLPRPPAQRIALAQDAAFSFTYPHILEGWRAAGAEIQPFSPLADEAPDPASDLVWLPGGYPELHAGALAAATRFRSGLRQHARTRPVHGECGGYMVLGRALIDKDGERHRMTDLLGLVTSYEKRSFHLGYRAAALTAPMPGFQAGARLRGHEFHYSTILEQPDAPLARVSDADGNPVAETGSTRGGVTGSFFHVIAEAGR from the coding sequence ATGATTGATCCCCCGGGCCTGATGATCTCCGCGCCCAGTTCGGGCAGCGGGAAAACCACGGTGATGCTGGGCCTGTTGCGCGCCTTCACCGAGGACGGGCTGAGCGTGCAACCCTTCAAGAGCGGGCCGGACTACATCGACCCGGCCTTTCATCGGGCGGCCGCGGGGCGCCGCTCCTTCAACCTCGACAGTTGGGCGATGGACGCCGATCTGCTGGCGGCCATCGCGGCCAAGGCGGAGGGCGCGGATCTGGTCGTGGCCGAGGGGTCGATGGGCCTTTACGACGGGGTCGCCACTCGCGGCGCGACCGGGTGGGGCTCCAGCGCCGAGACCGCCGACCGGATGGGCTGGCCGGTGTTGCTGGTGCTCGATGCCGGAGGACAGGCGCAGTCGGCGGCCGCCACCGCGCTGGGCTTCGCGCGCTACCGGGAAGACCTTCCCTTTGCCGGCGTCATCGTCAACCGCGTCGCCAGTCCCCGGCACGAGCGCCTGATCCGCCTGGGCATGGAGGGCGTGGGGCTGCCGGTTCTCGGCGTCCTGCCCCGCCGAGGCGACCTGACCTTGCCGGAACGTCACCTCGGGCTCGTTCAAGCCGTGGAGCATCCCGATCTGGACGAGGCCATCGCCGCCTACGCGGCCTTTCTGCGCGCCCATGCCGACCTGCCCGCGATCCGCGCGGCCGCGGGCCGCAGAGCCGTCGCCGACGGCAAGTCCGGCCGGCTGCCCCGGCCGCCGGCCCAGCGCATCGCCCTGGCGCAGGATGCGGCCTTCTCCTTCACCTATCCGCATATCCTGGAAGGCTGGCGCGCCGCCGGTGCGGAGATCCAGCCTTTTTCGCCGCTGGCCGACGAAGCTCCCGATCCGGCGAGCGATCTCGTCTGGCTTCCCGGCGGTTATCCTGAACTGCACGCCGGAGCGCTGGCTGCGGCGACGCGCTTTCGCAGCGGACTGCGGCAGCATGCGCGGACGCGGCCGGTGCATGGCGAATGTGGCGGCTACATGGTTTTGGGCCGGGCGCTGATCGACAAGGACGGTGAGCGTCATCGCATGACCGACCTTCTCGGATTGGTCACCAGCTACGAAAAGCGCAGCTTCCATCTGGGCTATCGCGCGGCCGCCCTCACGGCCCCCATGCCGGGTTTCCAGGCGGGTGCGCGGCTGCGTGGACACGAGTTTCACTACTCCACGATTCTGGAGCAGCCCGACGCGCCGCTGGCCCGCGTGAGCGATGCCGACGGCAATCCGGTCGCCGAAACGGGATCCACGCGCGGCGGCGTCACCGGCAGCTTCTTTCACGTGATCGCCGAGGCGGGCCGATGA
- a CDS encoding TRAP transporter large permease — protein MIASTILLLLGILALSVSVTAGLALLAALLTTFYTPVPLERMIGEIAWQSMASESLVAIPFFILLGEILLRSGIAERMYAALVEWLSWLPGGTMHANIGSCSLFAASSGSSVATAATIGTVAVPEIERRGYSERLFLGTLAAGGTLGILIPPSVALIIYGVLTETSIPRLYLAGMIPGIVLALLFMGFIAAYTLLVPAAGGHKVSTSWQRRWRVLPDLAPPLFIFAVVVLTIYAGIATPTEAAAFGVVAALGLALLRRKLSITMLREAIEGTMRTTAMVVAIILTALLLNFVLTFLGISKAITDSVIDLDMGPVAFMLMIVAFYLVLGCFMEGFSIVLITVPIIVPLVVAMGYDPIWFGIVLTLLLEAALITPPIGVNLYVVQGVRKGGSIMDVIVGATPFVAIIFLMILLLMAFPQVALWLPETVFAK, from the coding sequence ATGATCGCCAGCACGATTCTTCTGCTGCTCGGCATTCTGGCGCTGTCGGTCTCGGTCACCGCTGGTTTGGCGCTTCTCGCCGCGCTGCTGACGACCTTTTATACCCCGGTCCCGCTGGAGCGCATGATCGGGGAAATCGCCTGGCAATCTATGGCCTCGGAATCGCTGGTGGCGATCCCCTTTTTCATTCTTCTGGGCGAGATCCTGTTGCGGTCCGGCATCGCGGAGCGAATGTACGCCGCCTTGGTCGAGTGGCTGTCCTGGCTGCCGGGCGGCACGATGCACGCCAACATCGGCTCTTGCTCGCTCTTTGCGGCCTCGTCCGGTTCCTCGGTGGCCACGGCGGCCACCATCGGCACCGTGGCGGTCCCCGAGATCGAGAGACGCGGCTACAGCGAGCGGCTGTTTCTGGGGACGCTGGCCGCCGGCGGGACGCTCGGCATTCTGATCCCGCCATCGGTGGCGTTGATCATCTATGGCGTACTGACCGAAACCTCGATCCCGCGGCTTTACCTGGCCGGCATGATCCCCGGCATCGTTCTGGCATTGCTTTTCATGGGCTTCATCGCCGCCTACACCCTGCTCGTCCCCGCCGCGGGCGGGCATAAGGTCAGCACCTCCTGGCAGCGGCGCTGGCGGGTGCTGCCCGACCTGGCGCCGCCACTCTTCATCTTCGCGGTCGTGGTGCTGACCATCTACGCGGGCATCGCCACACCGACCGAGGCGGCCGCTTTCGGCGTGGTAGCCGCGTTGGGACTGGCGCTGCTGCGCCGCAAACTGTCGATCACCATGCTCCGCGAAGCGATCGAAGGCACCATGCGCACCACCGCGATGGTGGTGGCGATCATCCTGACGGCCTTGCTCCTGAATTTCGTGCTGACCTTCCTGGGCATCTCCAAGGCGATCACCGACAGCGTGATCGACCTCGACATGGGGCCCGTCGCCTTCATGCTGATGATCGTGGCCTTCTATCTGGTACTGGGCTGTTTCATGGAGGGCTTCTCCATCGTGCTGATCACGGTGCCGATCATCGTGCCGCTGGTGGTGGCGATGGGCTACGACCCGATCTGGTTCGGCATCGTTCTGACGCTGCTGCTGGAGGCAGCCCTGATCACGCCGCCCATCGGCGTGAACCTCTATGTCGTTCAGGGAGTGCGCAAGGGTGGCAGCATCATGGACGTCATCGTCGGTGCCACACCGTTCGTCGCGATCATCTTCCTCATGATCCTGCTCCTGATGGCCTTCCCGCAGGTGGCACTGTGGCTGCCCGAAACCGTTTTCGCCAAATAG
- the cobM gene encoding precorrin-4 C(11)-methyltransferase, whose product MTVHFIGAGPGAPELLTLRGRDLIAACPVCLYAGSLVPREVLAHCPPAARLVDTAPLDLEAIVAECRAAHLQGHDVARLQSGDLSIWSAMGEQLRRLREEGIPVSVTPGVPSFAAAAAALGVELTLPGLAQSLVLTRTPGRASAMPPRESLTNFAATGATLAIHLSIHRLGEIVAELAPAYGAACPAAVVYRASWPEERVIRATLATLEAAVGEGLERTALILVGPALAAERFEDSRLYAADYDRRFRPSSAGGNGTGRDD is encoded by the coding sequence ATGACCGTTCATTTCATCGGTGCCGGCCCTGGCGCGCCCGAACTCCTCACTCTGCGCGGCCGTGACCTGATCGCCGCCTGCCCGGTATGCCTCTACGCCGGCTCCCTGGTACCGCGGGAGGTGCTGGCCCATTGTCCGCCCGCCGCGCGCCTGGTCGACACGGCCCCGCTGGACCTGGAGGCTATCGTCGCGGAGTGCCGCGCCGCCCACTTGCAGGGTCATGACGTGGCGCGGCTGCAGTCCGGCGATCTCTCGATCTGGTCGGCCATGGGCGAGCAGTTGCGCCGCCTGCGCGAGGAAGGCATTCCGGTCAGCGTCACGCCCGGGGTGCCGTCGTTCGCTGCGGCGGCGGCGGCTCTGGGCGTCGAGCTTACCTTGCCCGGACTGGCCCAATCTCTGGTGCTGACGCGCACGCCGGGCCGCGCCTCCGCCATGCCGCCGCGCGAGAGCTTGACCAACTTCGCGGCGACGGGCGCCACGCTGGCGATCCACCTGTCGATTCACAGGCTCGGGGAGATCGTGGCGGAGCTGGCTCCGGCCTATGGCGCCGCCTGTCCGGCCGCCGTGGTCTATCGGGCAAGCTGGCCGGAGGAGCGGGTCATCCGCGCCACCCTGGCCACGCTCGAAGCGGCTGTCGGCGAGGGACTCGAGCGCACGGCGCTGATTCTCGTCGGGCCGGCGCTGGCGGCGGAGCGCTTCGAGGACAGCCGCCTCTACGCCGCCGACTACGACCGCCGCTTTCGGCCGTCTTCGGCCGGAGGAAACGGAACCGGCCGCGATGATTGA
- the cobA gene encoding uroporphyrinogen-III C-methyltransferase has translation MTGFVSFVGSGPGDPDLLTLKAVKRLKAADAVLFDDLSAGPILAYARSGADLVGVGKRAGRVSPKQTHVSRLLVDYAATGARVVRLKSGDAGIFGRLEEELVALRTAGIEHEIVPGVPSACAAAAAAGIPLTRRLTARRVQFVTGHDASGALPRDIDLGPLADPGATTVVFMGRRTFPALAEALLDAGLAPETPALLAEAVGRPEQSLYRGTVAELAARLAGEQGTAPALILYGPLAETDSGDDFA, from the coding sequence ATGACCGGCTTCGTCAGCTTCGTCGGCTCCGGCCCAGGCGATCCCGACCTGCTGACGCTCAAGGCGGTGAAGCGCCTGAAGGCGGCGGACGCCGTTCTCTTCGACGACCTCTCGGCCGGGCCGATCCTGGCCTATGCGCGCAGCGGCGCGGACCTGGTGGGGGTCGGCAAACGAGCCGGGCGCGTCTCGCCGAAACAGACTCATGTCAGCCGGTTGCTGGTCGACTATGCCGCCACCGGCGCCCGCGTTGTGCGGCTCAAATCCGGCGATGCCGGCATCTTCGGGCGGTTGGAGGAGGAACTGGTCGCCCTCCGGACGGCGGGGATCGAACACGAGATCGTTCCCGGCGTGCCCTCGGCCTGTGCGGCGGCGGCGGCGGCCGGCATCCCCCTGACCCGGAGACTGACGGCGCGGCGGGTCCAGTTCGTGACCGGACACGATGCCAGCGGCGCTCTGCCCCGGGATATCGACCTGGGTCCCTTGGCCGATCCGGGAGCGACGACCGTGGTCTTCATGGGCCGGCGCACCTTTCCCGCGTTGGCCGAGGCGTTGCTCGACGCGGGGCTCGCGCCCGAAACGCCGGCGCTGCTCGCCGAGGCTGTCGGCCGGCCGGAGCAAAGCCTCTATCGCGGCACGGTGGCGGAGCTGGCAGCGAGACTGGCGGGGGAGCAAGGCACCGCGCCGGCCTTGATCCTCTACGGCCCGCTGGCCGAAACCGATTCGGGAGACGACTTTGCGTGA
- the cbiE gene encoding precorrin-6y C5,15-methyltransferase (decarboxylating) subunit CbiE — MVEVPWLTIVGLGEDGAEGLSPASRKALEAAEAIFGAPRHLDLLPDIAGRRVAWPAPFAEGIPRLLEWRGRPVAVLASGDPFWHGAGSVLARHLEAAEWTALPAPSTLSLAAARLGWPLETTACLGLHAAPLARLRPHLSPGAKLLVLLRDGAAVGQLAAWLTEVGFGPTLMTVMEALGGPRERLRRTTAEAMDLTDIAHPVCVALDAAGAGPAVPGASGRPDALFEHDGQITKRPLRALSLSALAPAAGEYLWDIGAGAGSIGIEWLLSHPANGATAIESQPDRAARIRANAYRLGVDRLNLIVGEAPSALENLPDPDAVFIGGGLSEALLSDLFRRLPEGTRLVANAVTLESEALLMAWQACKGGGLLRVCLSEAAPLGARRGWRAAYPLVQWSVTL; from the coding sequence ATGGTTGAGGTTCCGTGGCTGACCATCGTGGGCCTGGGCGAAGATGGCGCCGAAGGCTTGTCTCCCGCAAGCCGCAAGGCGCTGGAGGCGGCCGAGGCGATCTTCGGTGCACCGCGTCACCTCGATCTTCTGCCGGACATCGCTGGCCGCAGAGTCGCCTGGCCCGCGCCCTTCGCCGAAGGTATCCCGAGACTGTTGGAATGGCGCGGCCGACCCGTTGCCGTGCTGGCGTCCGGCGATCCCTTCTGGCATGGCGCCGGCAGCGTTCTGGCGCGCCACCTGGAGGCTGCCGAGTGGACGGCCCTGCCGGCTCCCTCGACGCTGTCGCTGGCTGCGGCTCGGCTCGGCTGGCCGCTGGAGACGACGGCTTGCCTGGGCCTGCACGCCGCCCCCCTTGCCCGCCTGCGTCCGCATCTGAGCCCAGGGGCCAAGCTGCTGGTCCTGCTGCGCGACGGCGCGGCCGTGGGGCAACTCGCCGCGTGGCTGACCGAGGTCGGCTTCGGTCCGACGCTCATGACGGTGATGGAGGCCCTGGGCGGACCGCGCGAGCGCCTGCGCCGCACGACGGCCGAGGCGATGGATCTGACCGATATCGCCCATCCGGTCTGCGTCGCCCTGGACGCGGCGGGCGCCGGACCGGCGGTTCCCGGGGCATCCGGCCGACCCGACGCGTTGTTCGAGCATGACGGGCAGATCACCAAGCGCCCCTTGCGCGCGCTCTCGCTCTCGGCGCTTGCCCCTGCCGCCGGCGAATACCTATGGGACATCGGGGCCGGTGCCGGCTCTATCGGGATCGAGTGGTTGCTGTCTCATCCCGCGAACGGAGCGACGGCCATCGAGTCGCAACCCGATCGCGCCGCGCGCATCCGCGCCAACGCCTACAGACTGGGCGTGGACCGGTTGAACCTGATCGTCGGCGAGGCCCCCTCGGCTCTGGAAAACCTGCCCGACCCGGATGCCGTCTTCATCGGCGGTGGCCTGTCGGAGGCGCTGCTGTCCGATCTTTTTCGACGCCTGCCCGAAGGAACCCGGCTGGTGGCCAATGCCGTCACCCTGGAGTCCGAGGCGCTGCTCATGGCCTGGCAGGCCTGCAAGGGCGGCGGCCTTCTGCGCGTCTGCCTGTCGGAGGCGGCGCCGCTCGGCGCCAGACGCGGCTGGCGCGCCGCCTATCCCCTGGTGCAGTGGAGCGTGACGCTATGA